The following nucleotide sequence is from Saccharomycodes ludwigii strain NBRC 1722 chromosome VII, whole genome shotgun sequence.
TGGTCCAAATCCGTTTGCTGACCCTAATGTTGCCGAATACTACAGAAAATTGTATCAAGACGCAAATTACGAGTGTCTATCAGCTTTTGACCCAGAATTCACCtggacaaaaaaagaagaaaaagccTTGTTGATGAAACTTAATTGGAGAGTGGCATTTGTTGCTTGTTTAATGTTTGCTGCACTACAAATCGATAGAGGTAACTTGGCTCAAGCTGTTGCCGATAACTTACTAGCTGATCTCGGTATTACTAAAGATGACTACAATCAAGGTAATACTGtttttttggtttgttTTCTAGTTGCAGAAATTCCTTCTCAATTACTATCCAAAAAATTAGGTCCAGATATCTGGGTTCCCATACAAATGACCTTGTGGAGTATCGTTTCTATCTGTCAATGTGCAATGCATAATAAAAAGGGCTTTTTGGCTACAAGAGCCTTGATTGGCTTGTTGGAAGGCGGGTTTATCTCAGATTTGGTCTTATGGTTGAgttacttttttaaatcaaatgAGTTATCCATCAGATTGTCTTGGTTTTGGACCACTTTAGCTTTGGTCCAAATTGGTACTGCTCTTTTGGCCTTTGCCATTTTGAGAATGCGTGGTATTTGCGGTTTGGAAGGTTGGAAATGgttgtttattattgaaggtatcatttcctttttaattagCGTTGCATCTTTCCATCTAATGGTTCCCTCTGCCGTCCAAACAAAAAGCAGATTGGAACCAAAAGGTTGGTTTACTGAACGTGAAGTTAAAATTACTGTCAACAGGGTTTTAAGAGATGACCCAAGTAAAGGTGATATGAATAATAGACAGGCTTTGAgcctaaaaaaattgtggGCTGCTTTGGCTGATTATGATTTATGGCCAGTTTACGTCATTGGGTTCATTGCCTATATGCCAATAGACACCTTTACACCCTATTTCACCTTGGTCTTGGAAGGTTTAGGTTTCTCAAAGTTCGATGTCCAATTGTTAACTATTCCAGCAAATGTCTTgcatataataatattgctaATTCTTACCTGGTTTAGTGAAAAAATTGGCGAAATTTGCTTTACCTCATTGCTACAGCCTATATATTGTACGGTGATCATTGGTGTTATTAGATGGTGGAAGGGCAGTATGGTCCAGCTGTGGCCCTCTTATGTTTTGTGTGTGTTGTTTGTAGGCCAACCTTATATTCACGCTATCTGTGTTTCTTGGGTGTCCAGGAACTCCAATTCCATTAAAACAAGGGCCATATCTTCTGCCCTATACAATATCTTTGTTCAACTAGGCAATATTGCtgcaaataatatttacaaaGCTAGTGACGCGCCTAATTATCATAGAGGTAATATGCAGCTATTCCATCTATCTTGGGCTTTGATTCCAATACTACTTTTGACAAAGGCCTATTATGTATGGAGAAATAATCAAAAGGATAAAATTTGGGACGCTATGACTCAAGAGGAAAGGGAGGaatatattcaaaattCAGAAGTTATCGGTAATAAACGTTTAGACTTCAGATTCTTTCACTAATGTGTTTATCGTGTATTTTgctttttctaatattcaacgtaataataataatagtttttttttcttcttcttctgtatgtaataaattgttgttgatttaatttttttttaaaaaaaaaaaaagtaagcATACTAAAATAAGTGGGGGAGGGCATTGTTGTGTGACACTTGATTCTGTTTCGACTCGTTATGAGTCATTGTGACagtaaatatttataatgtccgatatatgtgtgtgtgtgtgtataGAGGTGGCATTATACAGAATAAATTTGTCAATATATACTGTAGAGTTAATTgaacatatataaagacaATTTAAAGTAATGCAGAACattggaaatatttttataaagaGCGAAAGAAGATATTTCAGGTCAGAATATTGAAGGGACATGGTAGATTAAGTTTACTGAGAATTAGAGGTAAATAGGAAAATTGAAACTGGGAAAGATGACAAACAACCATGTTTCATAGCTATCTAACATTTTATAACAAAGATAACTGATTCTATGACatgcatttttatttattatcatgcTAGCCGTAGACTCGcttaaaggaaaaaaaaaatattaatattgtgTATGAGAGAATGAGATGAAGACTGGAATGTTAAC
It contains:
- a CDS encoding uncharacterized protein (similar to Saccharomyces cerevisiae YIL166C | SOA1 | putative protein with similarity to allantoate permease); translation: MLNIFKKRKNAGNAPNVQEITSASTVVEDKNINIDTPDKKTEDHINKIETLVDENSDYSSSEDTTDVENQNDTGPNPFADPNVAEYYRKLYQDANYECLSAFDPEFTWTKKEEKALLMKLNWRVAFVACLMFAALQIDRGNLAQAVADNLLADLGITKDDYNQGNTVFLVCFLVAEIPSQLLSKKLGPDIWVPIQMTLWSIVSICQCAMHNKKGFLATRALIGLLEGGFISDLVLWLSYFFKSNELSIRLSWFWTTLALVQIGTALLAFAILRMRGICGLEGWKWLFIIEGIISFLISVASFHLMVPSAVQTKSRLEPKGWFTEREVKITVNRVLRDDPSKGDMNNRQALSLKKLWAALADYDLWPVYVIGFIAYMPIDTFTPYFTLVLEGLGFSKFDVQLLTIPANVLHIIILLILTWFSEKIGEICFTSLLQPIYCTVIIGVIRWWKGSMVQLWPSYVLCVLFVGQPYIHAICVSWVSRNSNSIKTRAISSALYNIFVQLGNIAANNIYKASDAPNYHRGNMQLFHLSWALIPILLLTKAYYVWRNNQKDKIWDAMTQEEREEYIQNSEVIGNKRLDFRFFH